In the genome of Thermoproteus tenax Kra 1, the window GATGAACCTCTCTCTAGCCGGCGTAGAGAAATTGAGGGGCACGGCCCAGACCTCCTCCAGTTGCCTTCTGACGGCCTCAGCTATATAGGGATTGGCGTGTCCCAAGAAGGCCACGCCGTGATTGGTGTTGCAGTCGAGGTATCTTCTGCCCTGATCGTCCCAGAGATATTGCATATAGCCTCTCACGATCCGCACGCCGTACTCCCTATAATATCTGGCTATTCTGGCCATGTGGTCTGGTTTTTCTCTGTTTATAACTCTGATAGTATTCTATGGAAGCTCGATATATGGTCCCTGAAGCTACTGAAAAATCTGGCCCTCCTTAGATCGTCCTCATCTATACGAAAAACTCCGCGGTCCTCCTCCAAGGTCTTTAACTTGAGTTTGATCTCTCCCAACGGCGAGACTATCATGGAGCCGCCCCAGAAGTATTCCTCCTCCTGGCTACCCACTGTGTTGACGAAGGCCGTCCAGACTGTGTTCATGAGCGAGTGGGCCTTTAGCAGCGCCTCCCAGGCGTCTTGTATGGCCAGTCTCTTTCCCAACCTCCTCATGGGGGATGCCGCTGGGATGAGGATCAAGTCGGCGCCCATCAGAGCAAGGGCCTCGGCTGGCTCGGGATGCCAGGCGTCCTCGCATATCATTACGCCGAATTTCCAACCGGCGTACTGAAATACCTTCAGGTCCTTCAGAGGGTCAGCCCTCTGGAAATATCGTCTCTCCTCAAAGAGGCCATAGGTGGGAAGGTAGAATTTATAGACGTAGTCGATGTTTCCGTCTATAATTACAGCCGCCGCGTTCCTCAGGACGCCCCTCCTCACCTCTTTAATGGTTCCCACCACGAGACATCTCCCCGAGGAGTGATCGGCAAGCTTTTCGACGGCCCTCATGCTCGCTTGATATATCTCGTAGGTGAGATCCTTCAGGACATAGCCTGTGAGCGAGAGCTCCGGGAAGACTATACAGTCGCTGGCGCTGGTCTCCACCACCTCCCTATGTTTTGCCAGATTCCTCTCGACGTCCCCCAGATATGGCCTTATCTGGGCCAGCTCGACCTTCATGTCTCCTCCCCGCTCCACACTAAAATTTCGCGCTTCGAGGTGTACATGCCGTTCACCTTATGTTCCAATATCTCCTCGGATAGCGCCAGTCGGAGCCTATAGCTCTGCCGCTCAGCCTGAAGATCTCAGGTGGCAACCTCTTGTGTTGGCTCTTCCTCACCATGGCGTCGACTCTGTTTATTATCGATATATCCACGCCGAGCATCTCCGCTACCTCCTGCGGAGGCCTCATTTCCTCATATCTAAGGTAGAGCACGGAGTCTATCGTCTCGTAGTCTACGCCGAGCTCCCCCTCTGCGGTCTGGCCCTCCCACAGAGCTGGCGATGGGGGCTTTCTGATTATACTTTCGGGCAAACCTAGACATGCGCCGAGCTGTCTCACTTGCGTCTTGTAGAGATCGCCTATGGGCAATATGTCCACTCCGCCGTCTCCGTATTTGGTGAAATAGCCGAGCATGAGCTCGCTCTTGTCCCCCGTCCCGACCACCATATACCCGAGCTTCTGTGCAAATGCGTACAGCAACGTCATTCTCACGCGCGCCTTTATGTTGCCTATGATCTTTTTGTCGTTGGTCTCGACCGCCTTCGAGAGAGCATCGACGTAGCCGTCTATAGGGATCACTGCGTGTTTGGCCTCGCCCCCCACCATCTTCACTACAGCCATGGCGTCCTCCATGTCTCTCGCAGGCGTGCTAGAGGACGGCATCAAAAGGAGAAAGAAGTTAGGAGTAGCCTTGGCTAACAACACGGCCACGACGGAGGAGTCGATGCCGCCGCTGAGCCCCAACACGCCGCCGCTGAGCCCGCTCTCCTCCATGTATTCCCTCAGCCTCTCCACTATATACGCAGACACAGTCTCGCAGTCTATCTGCAACATCCTTCTGACGTATTCGTTCATATTATTAGCGTATCAGGATCTCGCTTTTAACTCCTTCTCTCGATATAGTGATAAGTGTGCCGTTTGCCAACGGAGCCCAACCTTCAGAGCTCAGAGGCTCTGACGCCACAACTATGGCGTCCCCCTTGTGGACAACTGGGATAAAGTGGGGATCTTCGACTAGGCGATATGTAAAAACGTGGGCCTCTACGCGCTTGAGATCCACTAAGGCTACGTTAAGTACGGGCTCCTCTGGGTCGAGGTACTTGATAGCGACTTCCGCGGTCTGCCTCAGAGCCCGGATGTCCGCCCCCAGCTCCACGAAGGCCTTGAGGAAGAGCTCGGTATCTGTTGAGCCGCCTGTGGAGGTATCGATTCCCATGGCCCTCAGCTCTCCCTCGAACTTTACTCTATCTATAGTGCCGTTATGAGCTATCGCGAAATCGCCGTATATTATAGGATGTGTGTTGGCGAGCGAGATGCTTCCAACCGATGCCAGACGCGAGTGGAAGAGGTAGACCGCGTACCCTCCTGGGGGCTCTCGGTACGACTCCCATATGGGCTTGACGGACTTGATAACGCCGAACTCTCCATCTCTGACGTACAAGACCCCCCAGCCCGATCCATGGCTCCAGCCCTTGGTCTTGTCTTGTCTAGAGATCTCTATGAAGGATCTACGAAAAATAAATGGGGGATCCCCAAATGAGAGAAAAAATCTACACATTAAGCGACCTCCAAATACTGGTCGTACTCCCAGCGGGTTATGACGTTCCAAGTCGCGTCCCAACTGCCGCCCGCGTTGGCAAGATAGTCGTTCCACTCCCTCTCCTTGAGGCTCAGATACGCCTTGACCAACTGTTGAGGCAACATCTTGGCTGTGATCCCCTCGGTGGCCAGCTTGGCGGCCTCGCCCAAGTGCTTGGGCGTCTCCCTCACTCCTTGTAGATCGTAGGCTATCTCCTCCACGGGTCTCGGAGCCTCCAACTTCCTCTCGAGACCGTCAACCGCCGATAGAAGGATTGCCGAGAACGCCAGATATGGGTTTGCCGATGGGTCAGGGTGTCTGTATTCGAACCTGTTTATCTTCTGGGCGTAGTACGGTATTCTGACCATAGCGGAGCGGTTGCCTAAGCCCCAGACGACGCGGGTCGGCGCCTCGTGGTGCGGCACAAGTCTCTTGTAGCTGTTGACCAACGGGGCCACAAAGACGCTGTTGGCTAAGGCGTTCTCCAACACGCCGGCCACCGCCGACTTAAGCTCCGGAGTCGGCTCCTTATATGACGCGAAGAGGTTGGCTCCGTCCCTCCAGAGACTCACGTGTATGTGCATCCCGGAGCCGTTGACGCCCCAGAACGGTTTAGGCATGAAGGTGGCAGTCAAGCCGTATTTTTGTGCCACCGATTTGGCGAGTATCTTGAACACAAGTATCTGGTCGGCCACTTGTACAGGGTCGGCGGCGGGTATATTCACCTCGAACTGGCTCGGTGCAACCTCGTGGTGCGTCTTTGTGAAGCCTATCCCAGAGAGATAGAACTGCTCTATTATCTCCTCGATAACTGGCATAGTTTCCTTCAACGGATATCCCTCGAAGTAGGCTCCGTTGTCAACTAACGATGGTGGGTTGCCTCTTACAATGAAGAACTCGACCTCGGCGCCGAATCTCGCCTCGTATCCCCTAGATTTGGCGTACTCAACCACTTGCTTGAGCGCGTTGCGCGGATCCATGGGATGCGGCTTGTTTCCGTCGAGCGTGCTAGTGAACGCGAGCGCAGTCTTGCCCCCGCTCCACGTCTCTATATAGATTGCGTTAGTGTCCACTTGGGCCACGAAGTCGCTCTTGTTCACAGTGGTGTAGGCAGGTATCGATGATCCGTCGTAGGCTATCCCATCAACAAACGCGTCGCGTGCTGCGTCGATTGGAAGTATCTCCAGCTTTGGTCTACCGAAGATGTCCACTATCACGAATTTGACGTATTTTACGCCGGCCCCCTTTAGTAGCCTCCACGCGTTTAATCCTTCCGGCATAACGCCCATGTTCGAAGGGCATAAAAACTTTTCTTGTAAAAACATCAAAAGTATCCCGAAATATATAGGCAATATATACCATGTGAGTTCCCTTTTTTTTGGAACAAATTACTATAAAATCGGCGAATATTAGTTTCCTGCTACTAGGACACCCAGCTTTTTGGCCACCTCGCCGTCCAAACTCCTTAACAAATCTCTATTTCCAACCATATGATAGTAGTCAGTTATACCGCCTGCACCCATAGCCAGCTTTAGTTCTTTAGTCAAACTATATATAGTATTTTCATACCATTTTCTTTTCACAGCGTAGCTACCTGCGGGCCTCTTGTGGATTTGGTCGAAGACTTCATAGGGCTCTACCAGATCAGCGCCTAGCGCGGCCATCTTATAGACGTCTGCGCCGTTGTTCAATTTGCCCACCGCTATTATCGTCATCCTCTCTCTAACGCCCGTCTCTCTAGCCCTTATGTCCAACATAGAGACAGCCTCCTCGAGCCAAACATCGCCTCCCAACCTCTCGTCGACCACTATGACTCCCTCCTCGGGCTCCAGCCTCTTCGTGGGCGGGACTCTCACGTGGTCGTAGTCGTTTAGACAGTATCCGCGCTCCGGGCATCCGTTGCCGTTCACCAGAGCGCCGGCGGCGTAGCCGGCCATCACAGCCGCCCTCTCATAGCCGGGCACCACTACGGGCGTGTCTAACTCAAACCCATTTATATATACCTTAGTTCTCACGTCCTCTCTGTACGGATCAACGGAGGGATGTGTCACTTGGGCCGCCTCAATCCTCAAGAGGTCCAGAGGTCTCCTCGCCGGATATGTGTAGCCGGGCACTATCCCGCCCATGCCTATTACCGGCGCTGCGCCCTCCTCGTAGACCTCTCTGGGCAGAACTGGGGCGTAGTCCTGATAGAAGGCCAATTGCCCCCTCTCCATTAGATCGACGCCCACAGTCTTGGCCACGTCTTCATCAACGTAGTAGATCCCCAATAAATCCCTTCTGGACACCAACTCTCTTACGCTGTTCATCCCTAGGGCATACAATATGGCCTTCAGGCCGTTCCTCAGCCCCCTCAGATAGTTGCGCAACGCCTCGGAGGCCCATGCAATGTCCAAGTCGGGCCTCATACCTATCATATTAGTGAGGGAGGTCGGGCACCCGCCCGTATGGCATGAGTGGCACATGATACAGCCCATCGCCAGAAGGGCAGCCGTGCCTATGTTGGCCATATCGGCGCCGAGCGCTATCAGCTTCGCTATGTCCGCTGCGCTGTATAACATTCCGCCGCCTATCACTAAGAAGTTCTGCCTCGCTCCGTTCTCCCTAAGCCACTTGTCCACTACAGGTATCGCGTAGTCGATTGGTATCCCCAAGTGGTTTCTGACTGCAAGCGGCGTGGCGCCAGTGCCGGCACCTGCGCCGTCGATAATGATGCCCTCGGCAGTGGACCTGGCGGTACCCACAGCGACGTACATTATCTTGTTCACCGCCGCGACCTTCACGAGGACCGGCTTGCCGGTGAGATCTCTCAAGGCCTTGACCCTCTGTGCTAGATCCTCTATGGAGTATATGTCGTGATGCGGCGCAGGCGATAGGGCCTCGCTGCCCTCCGGTATCTTCCTCAGCTCGGCGATTATCTTAGTGACTTTTCTGCCCGGCAGATGGCCGCCTATGCCTGGCTTTGCGCCTTGGCCTATCTTGATGTTGACGGCGAGCCCGGCCCTCAGCAAGTTCATGTCCATGCCGAAGCGGGCTGAGGCCCACTGAACCACTATGTTCCTATACTTGGCGACCTCGGGATGGAGACCTCCCTCGCCTATTCCAGCCACGACTCCCTCCTCTGTCGCCGCCTTGGCTATAGCTATGTTCGGATTGCCGCTTAAAGCGCCGAAGGACATATCGCCGAGATACACAGGGAGGGAGAGCTTTGTGCCGAAGAAATCTATGCCAACGTCGACATCGAGCCTATCGGCGACCTTCACGAGCTCGTTGACATCTCTAGGCCTCAGATCCTTGAACGCCATTCTGTCTAAAAGCCGACCGGTCTTGGAGGGTCCCTCCTCCAGCGCGTAGGGCACTAAACCTGTCTGAGCCGCATATCTTACGTATTCTATCTTCTCGTGAGACCAAAACTCAGCTATTCTATGTATCGCCGGGCGCAAATATATATTAACCTGGCGCACTATATATGTTATCGACGAAATATATAAGCTTAACATTAGGCAGATGCCTATATAGGATTCGTTTAAAGCAATATATCAATCAATTTGTTTTTGATGAGCTTATTAAGCTTCTTATTAAGAAATCCATTTAATTTTATAATCTAATATAAGGTAGACTTGCTCTATTAATTTAATGTCGCACCGATATCCTCTATCTTTTAGGTTTTATGATAGTAAATATATCATTTTCTATTTTTATATTTTCATTAAATATTTCATTGAATCTTTTTATATAATAATTAAGTTTATTTAGTTCATCTTCATTGAGCTCCCTTTGTTCAATCTCTATTTCGTCCTCGCGTCTGCGTTCCTCTTTCAGCCCATCTAGTTCAAGCGACCTAAGGTAGCGCTCCCACGCCCTTCTATCCATGTGGCTTACGGCATCTCTCGGCACCTCGCCTCTTATAAAGATCTCGCCGCCGACCATGCCTCTAGCTATCATGTCCCCTACAGGCTCGTCGTTCGTGGCCCTCAAGACGATTATAGTTCCTCTGCCCATGTACTCACCCAAGTATTTCCCGGCGGAGCCCCCTATAACGACCGTGGCTCCTCTCAACTGGATGCCCGCCCTGTTGCCCGCGTCCCCATAGACGTAGATCTCCCCGCCTCTAGCCGCTTGGCCTAATGTGTCTCCCGCGTTCCCATAGACGGCGGCCAGACCTCCGTTCATCGCGTCGCCGAAGTCGTCTTGTACGTCGCCGTAGACGTAGAAGAGGCCCCCCGACATTACGTTGGCTGAGGCGTTGCCCACAGTCCCCCACACCCTAAGAATCCCCGACTCCATGCCGTTGCCCAAATATCGATGTCCGTTGACGTTGACCACTGAGACTTCGCCCCTTTTGGCCAACTCGGCTCTAACGATAGATGCCAACGATATTGCGTCGTAGAGAGATGCGTCTATGGCGTCTTGAGGTGGCTGAGGCAAGTCTGGGTAGATATACCTTCGTCTGAAGTTTCCCTTCAGCTCGTCGCCCTCAGCGATAATGTATTCTCCCCCTCTCAGTGCCCAGACTGATGCGGAGGGCATGACGGCCCTAATGGCGCCAATCTCAGAGGCCACGGCGAGGACGCCGTCGGCTACGCCGACATACAGCGGTCTGAAGTGGTTCGGGTCCACGAACGCGCCAAATATGGGCTTAGATCCGCCTACGATGAAGGCCACGGCGTAGGGGCCGTCGAGCCGCGCCCATCGGTACCTCCTTCCGTACATTAGCTCTTGGACTGCCTCCTCGATGCCCACCTCGTTGGCCAAATAGGCCAACAGATACGCTATGGCCTCGCTATCGTTGCCAGTGAACTTGGCGTGCATTCTGTATTTAATGAAGTTGACGTTTGCGCCGTAGCTGCTTAGATCTCCGTTGTGAACTATCGCCACGTCACCTGCGGCAAACGGGTGGGAGTAGTATGGCATTCTGCCGGGACTGTTGGTTGGATAGCGCGTATGACCTATCCAGATCTTGCTTTTGAGCCCGTCCACTCCGTAGATTCTCGGGATGTCCTCCGGCCACCCTACTACTTTATATATGTCTATCCATTTACTATTTAGATAAATATATCCCTCTATATCCTTATATTCGTTGAGCTCTACATCAAAAATATTGCCTGGAAGTTGTATAAATTTCTCGCCTATAGGTTTATAGGAAAAAGCCTTGATGCGGGGTCTATCGGAGGGTCTATAGAGGGCAACGCCGGCGCCATGCGGCGTACCCCTCTCCCTCATTGTGGCGAGGGCCCTCACCACGAGCTCTATCGGCACCTCAGATGAAGTCGAATAGATTCCAAATATGCCGCACATGAGCGCTCCATATAGCCTATATAAAAGCATTTCATCATATATATTTCATAAAACTGGCGTGCGAGACAACACATTTATACAAATAAGACTTTTGTAAAAGTGTTTGGAGGCCGAGGAAGGGGATATTATAAGGCCATTGTATTATATCTACTCTCGTCGGGGCCCTTAAGCGGCTACGAGATAATTAAGGCGATAGAGAACGCGTTCAAGGGCAAGGTAAAGCCTTCGCCGGGCACAATTTACCCCCTTCTAAAATATCTGGAGGAGGAGGGCTACATAACCTCGGAGGAACAGCCCGTGGGAAGGAAAAGGAAGAAGATCTATAGGTTGAACGAGAAGGGGAAGGAGCTATTAGCTCAATACTCCAACGACCCAGATTTTGTCCAACTCATGGCCTATTTTAAGGAGGGGGGCACAGCCCAGTTGGACATTATATCTTCTATAATCGAGGAAGTGAGGTTCCTCTCCGAGATCTTCGACGAGCTGGAGACGCACGATAGGGCGAGACTTCAGGAGCTCCACGCGACAGTGGCCGAGTTCTTAGAAAAAATAGCGAGACGCCTTGCGTCATAAAACTTAAATATATCGATATATCTATTCGCTCTATGAATAAAGCGTGGTCGTTCGCGATAGTAGCGCTCCTCCTTCTCTTGGCACAGACCGAGGCCGCGGGCGTTATCCCGGTCTATATAGGCATCAGCGTACTCCAGGCTCCGCCTATAGCGCGCCCGGGCTCTCTAGTCCAACTTACCATCCTTATAACTACCACATCGCCTATGGGGCCTGTAGAGGTGATCGTGAACTCGACTAAGCTCCTCGTCTTGACCGGAGGTCGATACGAGCTGGCCGGCTTAGCTCCAGGTCAGCCCATCCGACTGACCTCTGTAGTAGAAGTCCCCATAGGCGTGGGCCCCGGCTCCTATAATGTGACAGTCTCCTTAGTGAGCCCGGCCGGCGGCCGGACGATCCGGAGCTTCAACTACACTGTAACGGTGGAGCCGCTCGACTTCGGCGCGCTGGTCGTCCCCGTCGTTAGACAGCCTCTTGTCCCAGGACAGCCCGTAGAGCTCCCAGTGTTGCTGTTCAACCCCACGCCTGACGCCATGAAGGCATATGTGGACGTCGTAGGGGGCCCCTTCGCGCAATACCTCAACGCTTCTGCGTCTTGCTCCTCCTACGTCCCCCCATTCTCCAACTCCACTTGTGTTATTCCCCTAGTGGTTAAGCCCAACGCTTCCTCAGGCGTCTACGTGGCTCAAGCGAATGTAACTTACGTTGATCAAAATGACGGGTCGGCGGTCGCATTCGCTAAGAAGTTCAACGTGACAGTGCTTCCGCCCCCAGACTTCAACCTGGCGCTTCTGCCGAACGGCGCCGTGATCGTAGGCCAGCCCACTATCTTGACTCTGGCCGTTTCAGCGTCGGGCGCCGTACCTCCTACAAACGTCACCATTATACCGCTCAATACGACCGACATCCATTTCGTCTTCAACGAGGTTAAAATGCCCATTTTGACCACGGCACAGATACCGTTGGAGGCCTTCGTGGAGCACTACGGCACAGTAAAAGCCGACTTTGAGATCTGTTATTTTGTAGGCTCCTGCACAACGAGGGAGGTCACCTTGTTTGTACCGCAGCCAGACGTTGCTGTCGACGTCTTCGCCAACCCGCCTCTCTCATACCCAGGCTCGATAGTCCAGTTGAACATCGTCGTCTCGGCGAATAGGCCAACGGGGCCTATCACGATCAGTGTGAACTCCTCATATCTCAAGATACTTGAGGGAGCGATGGCCGAGCTACCTGGGTTAGCCCCCGGCGCGCCAGCGACGATAACCGCCGTTGTAAAGGTGCCCGACCAAACAACTCCGGGGGACTATCCAATTACCATGCAAGTTGGGGACGAAGAGTACACCTATCTGGTCCACGTAGAATCTCCGAGCGTCTTGATACAGAGCGTCCTCATAGAGCCTCCGGTAGTAGTGTCGGAGAGTCTGTTGCCCTATGTAAAGGCCATTGTCTCCTTAGTCAACACCGGCGTTGTACCCGCGCGCGATGTAGTGGTGCAGCTGAGCGGGGTCCCGGTCGTCGGGAACTCCACTGTGCCTCTCGGCGTGTTGCCGCCCGGCCAGCCTGTCCAGATACCGTTCCTCCTTAACGTCACTGGCTTAAGCCCCGGCGAGGTCGAGCTGAGGGCCGACGTCAGATGGCTCGGCGGCGCGGCAACGGCCAGCGCGCCGCTCACTGTGTTGCCCAAGGCCGATTTAGAGGTCAATTACACTGCTGCGAACGCACAGCCGGGTTCAACGGCTATAGTGACTATCACTCTGACCAACAGAGGGCCGGTGGCTGCCAAAATGGTCTCACTCCAGTGGACGCCCAACCAGATCTTCCAGCTCCACACGCCCAGTTCTGCTACGCCTACTGCCAACCTGTTGGAGTCAAACGTCAGATTCTTGGGCGACATAGCGCCTGGGCAGAGCGTCTCTACTACATATCTCGTTGACGTCTCTAGCGATGTGCCCGCCGGAGTCTACTACGCGACTATAGTAATAGAGTGGAACGAGACGGGGGCTCTATATCCGGTTGTAGAGACTGTGACAATACCTATACGAGTGAGCCAGACCGTCAACTGGCTAGAGGTGGGACCTCTGGCGCTTGCCTTGCTCATAGCAATAGTCGGCGTCGCTCTGATCATCAGAAGGAGATCGGGGCATAGCAATAAGTCCCAGCCTTAATAGATCTCATAAATCTAGATAGATTCTCCTGCGTGTTCGTATCTCTTGAAGATATCCTAGAGAGAGTTAAGGCAAAAACATTAAAAGAGGGGGCTCCATGCGCGCCCGGTAATATAGACATTGTGTTGTCCGACGATCTCTATCTTTCGGGCAACACAGCGGTTCTCAAAACGCCGGAGGGGCACAGATGTTTAGATATCGGCATTCTCTCGGAGGGTATACAGTCCGTTGCGTATCTCAGAATAGTTAAACAAGCACAGTTCAAGACTCTGGAGCCGCCCTACGTCGAGATATCTGGCGATGAGGACAGATATCTGGTCCTGGGGGTCTACAATAACAAGGTCTATATGGCTGAGTGGTCGGGGATCAGGTTGTGTTGCTCATGGATTGTCGATATAAGTTTAGATGAATATAAAAAATCATATGAAATATTAAAAACATATATATGATATTTCAATCAATATTTGAAAAATTTAATCTCAATATCAATGATAAGGAGATGGCCATATTGGCGTCCATTTTGGCCAACGAGCCCGTGACGGCGTACAAAATAGCCGTAGAGAATAGGATGCATTTCTCCTACGTCTACAAGAAGGTTGAAAGTTTCGAGAAAGCAGAGCTCGTGGGCTATTACTGTGAGCCCTACGATGGAAGAAAACTGTACTACTTACTCCCCAAGGGCGTAATACTATTGTTGGGACACGAAAGGCCGGAGAGGCTCTATATTGATAAGCTGAGGGATAAGTGGCACTTGAAAGATTGGGGAGATCAGGAGATAATCGACTTAGTCAATATAATTATTAGACACTATAGGCCGGGCATGCCCATAAACGACATTGTCATGGTCGCCTACGCGTTGTATACCAGATATCTAGCGGGTGATATAGCCGTCGGAGATCGCGAAAGGGGCGTGCTCAACAAGCTGTTCAGAAGATCGTTCGAGGCTCTCGTAAGCCTCATAAGCTATGATTGTCTGGAAAAGTGTAAAGGGAGGCTGGCGAGTAGAGAGTATATATGACCTCGATTAAGTGCCCGGGCGAATACCGCGTAGGCAACGCAACCGTATCTCTGGACGAGTGGTGTTTTCTGAGAGATCCTCTCTCATGGAACGAGGAGGTAGCCGAGTGGCTTGCCGAAAACCTAGAGGGAATTCGCCTCACTGAGGCGCACTGGCGCGTCTTGAGATACCTCAGGTCCTACTGGGAGAAGTATGGCTTCTGCCCTCCGGTGAAGAGGCTCTTGATGGATTTGGGGGTGACCTTCAAGGATTTATACGACCTCTTTCCGTCGGGCCCAGCCGATGGCGCCTGCAAAATAGCAGGCTTGCCCCGGCCGGGAGGTTGCGTATAGTATCGGATCGCCGCAAGGCGGGGCTATAGCCAAATCGGCGTTCCCTCTTAGTTTCAACGTCAAACTGCAATTTAAATACACGGTACTATCTACCCCCATGAGCGCTGAGGAGAGAATCTTCAGAGCTTTGTCAGATCCACAGAAACAGGAGGCTTTGGCCGCTTTGTTGGAGAATATCGATGTAATAAAGGACCTCGTCGCTCTTCTGGCCGAACTTAAGAACGCCGGCGTACTTGAGGGCTTGGCCGGCCTCCTGGCCCTCATGAGGGCCTTTTCCGGAGATCTATTGGGCAGAGATGTGGCAGAGAAGGCCGCCAAGATGTTAGACCTTGCCTCAGCTTTCTCCCTCCTTGGCGCAAACGTGAACAATGTGGCGTGTCTCTCGAGGGCTGTGGCCGAGGCTGACGCCTCAAATCCAGCGGGGATATACAGCCTTGTCAACTCTCTACAAGACCCAGACGTGCAGAGAGGGCTAGGCTACTTCCTCTCATTTATGAAGGCCTTGGGCAAGTGTATCAGGGGCTAACACTATTAAACTCGTAGTTTGAGTAGGCCGTGTCAGAGTTTCGAACTCCCGGCGAGGGCGAGATGTTGGGGAAAGTTTTGGAGATGTTGGGAGATAACAGAGTTAAGGTAATATGCCAGGATGGAAACGTGAGAGTGGCGAGGATACCGGGCCGTTATAGAAAGAGGCTGTGGCTTAAGCCCGGCGACTACGTGATAGTCGCCGTCTGGGACTTCGACCCGAACAAGGGGGATGTGGTACACAAATATGAGAAGAGGGATATCGATGAATTGAGGAGGAGGGGCTACGGAGAGGTCATCGATAATTTGGATAAGCTCGCCTAGGGGGCATAGACGTACGGTATCTGGAGCATCTCGGCCACATCTCTATCTAGTGAGGCCACGTCCTCGGGGCCTACGTCGGCCACGTCGTATTTGCCCAATGCAGATGTCAACATTTGTATCTCCACCCTGAGAGACTCTATGTAGTTCTCAACTCCCTTCGAGCCGCGCGCCAGCGCGGCTATCAAGAAGGGGCGCGCCATATAGACTGCCGAGGCGCCGAGGGCCAAGCTCTTGACGACGTGGCCTCCGTCGTAGAGCCTCCCCGCTATCAAAAGCGATATCTTTCTGCCCTCGGCCCTCGCTTTTCTTATTATCTTGAGGCCGACCAAAGTGGGGTACCCCAGATCTTTCATAGCCGCGGTGGGGGCCATACCTGTGCCCCCCTCCTTTCCATCGATTACGACGGCCGAGGCGCCTTCCTCGTCGGCGATCCTTATTACGTCCAAGGCGTCGCGGAACGGCCCCAGCTTTATCCATATCCTCGCCCTTGGATAGGCCGTCTTCATGAATCTGATAGTCCCAGCCAGGATCTCGGCGGTGAATGTGCCAGGTACAGAGTATCTTGTTATGAACTTTTTGCCAAGCTCAGACTCGTCGAATTTGTACTTGGCCCTAAGCTTCTCCACTTGCTCCCTCGGTATCTTTATAACGCCGCCGAGTCCCGGCTTCGCCCCCTGCCCTATCTTTATCTCGAAGCCTATCCTGCCCTCCTCAATGTAGGGCTCCACGTCCTTGTCGCTGTACACCCTGTTCCACAGTTCATCGTAGGCGTCCTCCACGCTCTGCTGTATTATTATGCCGCCTCTCTTGTCGATATTCG includes:
- a CDS encoding nitrilase-related carbon-nitrogen hydrolase → MKVELAQIRPYLGDVERNLAKHREVVETSASDCIVFPELSLTGYVLKDLTYEIYQASMRAVEKLADHSSGRCLVVGTIKEVRRGVLRNAAAVIIDGNIDYVYKFYLPTYGLFEERRYFQRADPLKDLKVFQYAGWKFGVMICEDAWHPEPAEALALMGADLILIPAASPMRRLGKRLAIQDAWEALLKAHSLMNTVWTAFVNTVGSQEEEYFWGGSMIVSPLGEIKLKLKTLEEDRGVFRIDEDDLRRARFFSSFRDHISSFHRILSEL
- a CDS encoding NAD+ synthase, which produces MNEYVRRMLQIDCETVSAYIVERLREYMEESGLSGGVLGLSGGIDSSVVAVLLAKATPNFFLLLMPSSSTPARDMEDAMAVVKMVGGEAKHAVIPIDGYVDALSKAVETNDKKIIGNIKARVRMTLLYAFAQKLGYMVVGTGDKSELMLGYFTKYGDGGVDILPIGDLYKTQVRQLGACLGLPESIIRKPPSPALWEGQTAEGELGVDYETIDSVLYLRYEEMRPPQEVAEMLGVDISIINRVDAMVRKSQHKRLPPEIFRLSGRAIGSDWRYPRRYWNIR
- a CDS encoding class II glutamine amidotransferase — translated: MCRFFLSFGDPPFIFRRSFIEISRQDKTKGWSHGSGWGVLYVRDGEFGVIKSVKPIWESYREPPGGYAVYLFHSRLASVGSISLANTHPIIYGDFAIAHNGTIDRVKFEGELRAMGIDTSTGGSTDTELFLKAFVELGADIRALRQTAEVAIKYLDPEEPVLNVALVDLKRVEAHVFTYRLVEDPHFIPVVHKGDAIVVASEPLSSEGWAPLANGTLITISREGVKSEILIR
- a CDS encoding glutamine synthetase family protein, whose protein sequence is MPEGLNAWRLLKGAGVKYVKFVIVDIFGRPKLEILPIDAARDAFVDGIAYDGSSIPAYTTVNKSDFVAQVDTNAIYIETWSGGKTALAFTSTLDGNKPHPMDPRNALKQVVEYAKSRGYEARFGAEVEFFIVRGNPPSLVDNGAYFEGYPLKETMPVIEEIIEQFYLSGIGFTKTHHEVAPSQFEVNIPAADPVQVADQILVFKILAKSVAQKYGLTATFMPKPFWGVNGSGMHIHVSLWRDGANLFASYKEPTPELKSAVAGVLENALANSVFVAPLVNSYKRLVPHHEAPTRVVWGLGNRSAMVRIPYYAQKINRFEYRHPDPSANPYLAFSAILLSAVDGLERKLEAPRPVEEIAYDLQGVRETPKHLGEAAKLATEGITAKMLPQQLVKAYLSLKEREWNDYLANAGGSWDATWNVITRWEYDQYLEVA
- a CDS encoding FMN-binding glutamate synthase family protein encodes the protein MRQVNIYLRPAIHRIAEFWSHEKIEYVRYAAQTGLVPYALEEGPSKTGRLLDRMAFKDLRPRDVNELVKVADRLDVDVGIDFFGTKLSLPVYLGDMSFGALSGNPNIAIAKAATEEGVVAGIGEGGLHPEVAKYRNIVVQWASARFGMDMNLLRAGLAVNIKIGQGAKPGIGGHLPGRKVTKIIAELRKIPEGSEALSPAPHHDIYSIEDLAQRVKALRDLTGKPVLVKVAAVNKIMYVAVGTARSTAEGIIIDGAGAGTGATPLAVRNHLGIPIDYAIPVVDKWLRENGARQNFLVIGGGMLYSAADIAKLIALGADMANIGTAALLAMGCIMCHSCHTGGCPTSLTNMIGMRPDLDIAWASEALRNYLRGLRNGLKAILYALGMNSVRELVSRRDLLGIYYVDEDVAKTVGVDLMERGQLAFYQDYAPVLPREVYEEGAAPVIGMGGIVPGYTYPARRPLDLLRIEAAQVTHPSVDPYREDVRTKVYINGFELDTPVVVPGYERAAVMAGYAAGALVNGNGCPERGYCLNDYDHVRVPPTKRLEPEEGVIVVDERLGGDVWLEEAVSMLDIRARETGVRERMTIIAVGKLNNGADVYKMAALGADLVEPYEVFDQIHKRPAGSYAVKRKWYENTIYSLTKELKLAMGAGGITDYYHMVGNRDLLRSLDGEVAKKLGVLVAGN